The following are from one region of the Myotis daubentonii chromosome 2, mMyoDau2.1, whole genome shotgun sequence genome:
- the PLXNB2 gene encoding plexin-B2 has translation MALQLWALTLLGLLGTGSGLRPRKLDSFQSKTELNHLVVDEASGVVYVGAVNALYQLSADLQLEQKVDTGPALDNKKCTPPIEISQCHEAVPTDNVNQLLLLDPPGQRLVECGSLFKGICALRALSNISTRLFYEDSSGERSFVASNDESVATVGLVSATDPGGEQRMLFVGKGNGPYDNGVIVSTRLLDRVAGREAFEAYTDHATYKAGYLSTNTQEFVAAFEDSLYVFFVFNQQDKHPLRSRTLLARMCKQDPYYYSYLEMELQCLDPGDPPTPFSTCLAASAAASGAGKVLYAVFTREDRAGGGPRAGLCLFPLDEIHERIKDIRNACYMGDPQSSPDDFYKPFHGEIQCGGQGLGAGESFLCGSEHLPYPLGSRKGLVATAVLQRGGLNLTAVTVATENGHTIAFLGTSDGQVLKAYLAPDGSSVEYGSILVEINKRIKQDLVLSADQASLYAMTQDKAFRLPVQECSSYLNCIQCLGSRDPYCGWCIVKGRCSRRAECPRAEESGHWLWSRGESCVTITGAQPQNMSRRAQGEVQLTVSPLPALGEDKLLCLFGDSPAHPARVEGDAVVCNSPSNIPSTPSGQDHVAVEIQLRFMHSDVFLTSHQYPFYDCSEAMKLEKNLPCISCASNRWTCQWDMRYHECREASPNPEDGVVPAHMEDSCPQFLDPSPLVIPMNYETDVTFQGENLDTVKVSSLHVGSDLPKFEVTVNTREPGTFHFRTPKLSHDESETLPLHLYVKSYGKYIDSKLQVTLYNCSFGRSDCSLCLAADPAYKCVWCGGQGRCVYEALCSNATSECPPPVITEIQPETGPLGGGIRVTILGSNLGVRADDVKSVTVAGKNCAFEPERYSVSTRIVCAIEATEAPFTGGVEVDINGKRGRSPPHVQFTYQEPQPLSVEPREGPQAGGTTLTINGTNLDTGSKEDVRVTIGGVPCNVTQFGAQLQCVTGPQAAPGQLSLEIYYGGSLAPSSGITFTYRENPVLRAFEPLRSFASGGRSINVTGQGFGLIQNFSMVVIAEPLQPWRRRREAGPLPPHTIVGTEYTRYNDSRVVFLSPAVPEDPEAYNLTALIQMDGHRVLLRTEAGAFEYVSDPTFKNFSGGVKKQVNKLIHAQGTNLNKAMTLHEAEAFVGAERCVMKTLTETDLYCEPPEVQPPPKRRQKRDTTLNLPEFIVKFGSREWVLGRVEYDSRVSEVPLSVILPLVMVPMVIIIALSVYCYWRKSQQAEREYEKIRSQLEGLEESVRDRCKKEFTDLMIEMEDQTNDVHEAGIPVLDYKTYTDRVFFLPSKDGDKDVMITGKLDIPESRRPVVEQALYHFSNLLNSKSFLINFIHTLENQREFSARAKVYFASLLTVALHGKLEYYTDIMRTLFLELMEQYVVAKNPKLMLRRSETVVERMLSNWMSICLYQYLKDSAGEPLYKLFKAIKHQVEKGPVDAVQKKAKYTLNDTGLLGDDVEYAPLTVSVIVQDEGVDAIPVKVLNCDTISQVKEKIIDQVYRTQPCSRWPKADSVVLEWRPGSTAQILSDLDLTSQRDGRWKRVNTLMHYNVRDGATLILSKVGVSQQPEDSQQDLPGERHALLEDENRVWHLVRPTDEVEEGKCKRGSMKEKERTKAITEIYLTRLLSVKGTLQQFVDNFFQSVLAPGLAVPPAVKYFFDFLDEQAEKHDIKDEDTIHIWKTNSLPLRFWVNILKNPHFIFDVHVHEVVDASLSVIAQTFMDACTRTEHKLSRDSPSNKLLYAKEISTYKKMVEDYYKGIRQMVQVSDQDMNTHLAEISRAHTDSLNTLVALHQLYQYTQKYYDEIINALEEDPAAQKMQLAYRLQQIAAALENKVTDL, from the exons ATGGCTCTGCAGCTCTGGGCCCTGAccctcctgggcctgctgggcaCGGGCTCGGGGCTGCGGCCCCGGAAGCTGGACTCCTTCCAAAGCAAGACGGAGCTGAACCACCTGGTGGTGGATGAGGCGTCGGGCGTGGTGTACGTCGGGGCGGTGAACGCGCTCTACCAGCTGAGCGCCGACCTGCAGCTGGAGCAGAAGGTGGACACGGGCCCGGCCCTGGACAACAAGAAGTGCACGCCGCCCATCGAGATCAGCCAGTGCCACGAGGCCGTGCCCACCGACAACGTcaaccagctgctgctgctggacccGCCGGGCCAGCGCCTGGTGGAGTGCGGCAGCCTCTTCAAGGGCATCTGCGCCCTGCGCGCCCTCAGCAACATCTCCACGCGCCTCTTCTACGAGGACAGCAGCGGCGAGCGGTCCTTCGTGGCCAGCAACGACGAGAGCGTGGCCACCGTGGGGCTGGTGAGCGCCACCGACCCGGGCGGCGAGCAGCGCATGCTGTTCGTGGGCAAAGGCAACGGCCCGTACGACAACGGCGTCATCGTGAGCACCCGGCTGCTGGACCGCGTGGCGGGCAGGGAGGCCTTCGAGGCCTACACGGACCACGCCACCTACAAGGCCGGCTACCTGTCCACCAACACGCAGGAGTTCGTGGCGGCCTTCGAGGACAGCCTCTACGTCTTCTTCGTCTTCAACCAGCAGGACAAGCACCCGCTGCGCAGCCGCACGCTGCTGGCCCGCATGTGCAAGCAGGACCCCTACTACTACTCCTACCTGGAGATGGAGCTGCAGTGCCTGGACCCCGGGGACCCGCCCACCCCCTTCAGCACCTGCCTggccgcctccgccgccgcctcgGGCGCCGGCAAGGTGCTCTACGCCGTCTTCACCAGAGAGGACCGGGCAGGCGGGGGGCCACGGGCCGGCCTCTGCCTGTTCCCGCTGGACGAGATCCACGAGAGGATAAAGGACATCCGCAACGCCTGCTACATGGGCGACCCGCAGAGCAGCCCGGACGACTTCTACAAGCCCTTCCACGGCGAGATCCAGTGCGGCGGCCAGGGCCTG GGTGCCGGCGAGAGCTTCCTGTGTGGCTCGGAGCACCTGCCCTACCCCCTGGGCAGCCGCAAGGGGCTCGTCGCCACGGCCGTGCTGCAGCGGGGAGGCCTGAACCTGACGGCCGTGACCGTGGCCACCGAGAACGGCCACACCATTGCCTTCCTGGGCACCTCCGACGGCCAGGTCCTCAAG GCGTACCTGGCCCCCGACGGCAGCTCCGTGGAGTATGGCTCCATCCTGGTGGAGATCAACAAGAGGATCAAGCAGGACCTGGTGCTGTCCGCCGACCAGGCCAGTTTGTACGCCATGACCCAGGACAAG GCGTTCCGGCTTCCTGTGCAGGAGTGCTCGAGCTACCTCAACTGCATACAGTGCCTCGGCTCCCGGGACCCCTACTGCGGCTGGTGCATCGTCAAGGGGCG ATGCAGCCGGAGGGCTGAGTGCCCACGGGCCGAGGAGAGCGGACACTGGCTGTGGAGCCGCGGGGAGTCCTGTGTGACCATCACGGGGGCCCAGCCCCAGAACATGAGCCGGCGGGCCCAGGGGGAG GTGCAGCTGACCGTCAGCCCTCTCCCGGCCCTGGGCGAGGACAAGCTGCTGTGCCTCTTCGGAGACTCTCCGGCACACCCTGCCCGCGTGGAGGGGGACGCCGTGGTGTGCAACTCCCCGAGCAACATCCCCAGCACGCCGTCAGGCCAGG ACCATGTGGCCGTGGAGATCCAGCTCAGGTTCATGCACAGCGATGTCTTCCTCACCTCCCACCAGTACCCCTTCTACGACTGCAGCGAGGCCATGAAACTGGAGAAGAATCTGCC GTGCATCTCCTGTGCCAGCAACCGCTGGACCTGCCAGTGGGACATGCGCTACCATGAGTGTCGGGAGGCCTCGCCCAACCCTGAGGACGGCGTTGTGCCCGCTCACATG GAAGACAGCTGCCCCCAGTTCCTGGACCCCAGCCCGCTGGTCATCCCCATGAACTACGAGACAGATGTGACCTTCCAGGGCGAGAACCTGGACACAGTGAAG GTCTCCTCCCTGCACGTGGGCAGTGACCTCCCCAAGTTCGAGGTGACAGTGAACACGCGGGAGCCAGGAACCTTCCACTTTCGGACCCCGAAG CTGTCCCATGACGAGAGCGAAACGCTGCCCCTGCACCTGTACGTCAAGTCCTACGGCAAATACATTGACAGCAAGCTCcaag TGACCCTCTATAACTGCTCCTTCGGCCGCAGCGACTGCAGCCTGTGCCTGGCCGCCGACCCCGCCTACAAGTGCGTGTGGTGCGGCGGGCAGGGCAGGTGCGTGTACGAGGCGCTCTGCAGCAATGCCACCTCCGAGTGCCCGCCGCCCGTCATCACCGAG ATCCAGCCCGAGACCGGCCCCCTGGGCGGCGGCATTCGCGTCACCATCCTCGGGTCGAATTTGGGGGTCAGGGCGGACGACGTCAAGAGCGTCACCGTGGCGGGCAAGAACTGCGCCTTTGAGCCGGAACGGTACTCCGTGTCCACCAG GATCGTGTGTGCCATTGAGGCCACGGAGGCGCCCTTCACGGGGGGCGTGGAGGTGGACATCAATGGGAAGCGTGGCCGCTCTCCACCCCACGTCCAGTTCACCTACCAG gagccccaacccctcagCGTGGAGCcgagggaggggccgcaggcaggcGGCACCACGCTGACCATCAACGGCACCAACCTGGACACGGGCTCTAAGGAAGACGTGCGCGTGACCATTGGTGGCGTCCCTTGCAATGT GACGCAGTTTGGGGCGCAGCTCCAGTGTGTCACGGGCCCCCAGGCAGCCCCGGGGCAGCTGTCCTTGGAGATCTACTACGGGGGCTCCCTGGCGCCCAGCTCCGGGATCACCTTCACCTACCGCGAGAACCCCGTGCTGCGGGCCTTTGAGCCCCTGCGAAGCTTTGCCAG tggcgGCCGCAGCATCAACGTGACGGGGCAGGGCTTTGGCCTGATCCAGAACTTCTCCATGGTGGTCATCGCGGAGCCTCTGCAGCCCTGGCGGCGCCGGCGGGAGGCCGGGCCCCTGCCGCCCCACACG ATCGTGGGCACGGAGTACACGCGCTACAACGACTCCAGGGTCGTGTTCCTGTCCCCGGCCGTGCCCGAGGACCCCGAGGCCTACAACCTCACGGCGCTCATTCAGATGGATGGGCACCGTGTCCTGCTCAGGACCGAGGCTGGGGCCTTCGAGTACGTGTCCGATCCCACCTTCAAGAACTTCTCTGGGGGCGTCAAGAAGCAGGTCAACAAGCTCATCCACGCCCAG ggcaccAACCTGAACAAGGCGATGACGCTGCATGAGGCCGAGGCCTTTGTGGGGGCGGAGCGCTGCGTCATGAAGACGCTGACCGAGACCGACCTGTACTGCGAGCCCCCGGAGGTGCAGCCGCCCCCTAAGCGGCGGCAGAAGCGAGACACGACACTCAACCTGCCCGAGTTCATT GTGAAGTTCGGCTCCCGGGAGTGGGTGCTGGGCCGCGTAGAGTATGACAGTCGTGTGAGCGAGGTGCCGCTCAGCGTCATCCTGCCGCTGGTCATGGTGCCCATGGTCATCATCATCGCCCTGTCTGTCTACTGCTACTG GAGGAAGAGCCAGCAGGCGGAGCGCGAGTATGAGAAGATCCGCTCGCAGCTGGAGGGCCTGGAGGAGAGCGTGCGCGACCGCTGCAAGAAGGAGTTCACGG ACCTGATGATCGAGATGGAGGACCAGACGAACGACGTGCACGAGGCCGGCATCCCGGTGCTGGACTACAAGACCTACACGGACCGTGTCTTCTTCCTGCCGTCCAAGGACGGCGACAAGGACGTGATGATCACGGGCAAGCTGGACATCCCCGAGTCGCGGCGGCCCGTGGTGGAGCAGGCGCTGTACCACTTCTCCAACCTGCTCAACAGCAAGTCCTTCCTCATCAAC TTCATCCACACCCTGGAGAACCAGCGCGAGTTCTCGGCGCGCGCCAAGGTGTACTTCGCGTCGCTGCTGACGGTGGCGCTGCACGGGAAGCTCGAGTACTACACGGACATCATGCGCACGCTCTTCCTGGAGCTCATGGAGCAGTACGTGGTGGCCAAGAACCCCAAGCTGATGCTGCGCAG GTCGGAGACGGTGGTGGAGAGGATGCTGTCCAACTGGATGTCCATCTGCCTGTACCAGTACCTCAAG GACAGCGCGGGCGAGCCCCTCTACAAGCTCTTCAAGGCCATCAAGCACCAGGTGGAGAAGGGCCCGGTGGACGCCGTGCAGAAGAAGGCCAAGTACACCCTCAACGACACGGGGCTGCTGGGGGACGACGTGGAGTACGCGCCCCTG acGGTGAGCGTGATCGTCCAGGACGAAGGGGTGGACGCCATCCCCGTCAAGGTGCTCAACTGCGACACCATCTCCCAGGTCAAGGAGAAGATCATCGACCAGGTGTACCGCACGCAGCCGTGCTCCCGCTGGCCCAAGGCGGACAGTGTGGTTCTGG AGTGGCGCCCCGGGTCCACGGCCCAGATCCTGTCCGACCTGGACCTGACGTCCCAGCGGGACGGCCGGTGGAAGCGCGTCAACACACTCATGCACTACAAC GTCCGGGACGGAGCCACGCTCATCCTGTCCAAAGTGGGGGTCTCGCAGCAGCCGGAGGACAGCCAGCAGGACCTGCCTGGGGAGC gccacgcccTCCTGGAGGATGAGAACCGCGTGTGGCACCTGGTGCGGCCCACGGacgaggtggaggagggcaagtGCAAGCGCGGCAGCATGAAGGAGAAGGAGCGCACCAAGGCCATCACTGAGATCTACCTGACCCGCCTGCTGTCCGTCAAG GGCACGCTGCAGCAGTTCGTGGACAACTTCTTCCAGAGTGTGCTGGCGCCGGGCCTGGCCGTGCCGCCCGCCGTCAAGTACTTCTTCGACTTCCTGGACGAGCAGGCGGAGAAGCACGACATCAAGGACGAGGACACCATCCACATCTGGAAGACCAACAG TTTGCCGCTCCGGTTCTGGGTGAACATCCTGAAGAACCCCCACTTCATCTTCGACGTGCACGTCCACGAGGTGGTCGACGCCTCGCTGTCCGTCATCGCGCAGACCTTCATGGACGCCTGCACGCGCACGGAGCACAAGCTGAGCCGG GACTCTCCCAGCAACAAGCTGCTCTACGCCAAGGAGATCTCGACCTACAAGAAGATGGTGGAAGA TTACTACAAGGGGATCAGACAGATGGTGCAGGTCAGCGACCAGGACATGAACACACACCTGGCGGAGATTTCCCGG gcgcaCACGGACTCCCTGAACACCCTCGTGGCCCTGCACCAGCTCTACCAGTACACGCAGAAGTACTACGACGAG ATCATCAACGCCCTGGAGGAGGACCCTGCTGCCCAGAAGATGCAGCTGGCCTACCGCCTGCAGCAGATTGCAGCGGCCCTGGAGAACAAGGTCAccgacctctga